The Hyperthermus butylicus DSM 5456 genome includes a region encoding these proteins:
- a CDS encoding ABC transporter ATP-binding protein → MVDVHLVSVTKRFGRTIAVDHVDLDVEDGEFMVLLGPSGCGKTTTLRLIAGLEKPDEGRILFGSRDVTTLAPRERNVSMVFQSYAVWPHMKVFDNIAFPLRIKKYPEEEIRRRVKWAAELLQIEELLNRYPAQLSGGQRQRVAVARAIVVEPEVLLMDEPLSNLDALLRVKMRSELKKLQRRIGVTTIYVTHDQVEAMTMGDRIAVMNKGKIMQVGTPNEVYNKPANMFVAGFIGSPQMNFIEARVVEKEQGLVLDADGFEIPVPGWAVELVKQLRGSRVTVGIRPEHIYPEDIASTVRTGLHSVEGRVDFVELLGSDTIVHLDVRGRILVVKVSDSRPYRVGQRLRVYLDLNKLHVFRETGEAVF, encoded by the coding sequence GTGGTGGATGTACACCTAGTCAGTGTAACCAAGAGGTTCGGCAGGACGATAGCAGTGGATCACGTGGATCTCGACGTGGAAGACGGGGAGTTTATGGTACTCCTCGGCCCCAGCGGCTGCGGAAAAACAACAACGCTACGCCTCATAGCTGGCCTCGAGAAACCCGATGAGGGCCGTATACTCTTTGGGAGCCGCGACGTGACGACGCTGGCTCCGAGGGAGAGAAACGTATCCATGGTGTTTCAGAGCTACGCCGTCTGGCCCCATATGAAGGTGTTCGACAACATAGCCTTCCCGTTGAGGATTAAGAAGTACCCAGAGGAGGAGATAAGGCGCCGTGTCAAGTGGGCAGCGGAGCTGCTACAGATAGAGGAGCTGCTGAACCGCTACCCAGCCCAGCTCAGCGGCGGTCAGAGGCAGAGGGTTGCAGTTGCCCGAGCAATAGTTGTTGAGCCCGAGGTGCTGCTCATGGATGAGCCGCTAAGCAACCTTGACGCGTTGCTGAGAGTTAAGATGAGGAGTGAGCTAAAGAAGCTTCAGAGACGGATAGGCGTGACCACGATTTATGTGACGCACGACCAGGTAGAAGCAATGACAATGGGTGACCGTATCGCCGTCATGAATAAAGGGAAGATAATGCAGGTTGGTACACCCAACGAGGTCTACAATAAGCCCGCAAACATGTTTGTAGCAGGCTTCATTGGTAGTCCACAGATGAACTTCATAGAGGCTAGGGTGGTCGAGAAGGAGCAAGGCCTAGTACTCGACGCTGATGGATTTGAAATACCCGTGCCGGGCTGGGCGGTGGAGCTTGTAAAGCAGCTCCGCGGGTCAAGGGTCACTGTTGGTATTAGACCGGAGCACATCTATCCTGAGGACATAGCGTCCACGGTGAGGACCGGGCTCCACTCCGTGGAGGGTCGCGTAGACTTTGTCGAGCTGCTCGGCTCAGACACCATAGTACACCTAGACGTTAGGGGCCGCATACTAGTGGTCAAGGTTAGCGATAGCAGGCCCTACCGCGTCGGTCAAAGGCTACGCGTATACCTTGACTTGAATAAGCTGCACGTATTCCGCGAGACTGGCGAGGCTGTATTCTAG
- a CDS encoding carbohydrate ABC transporter permease, producing the protein MRYRLLAEKLDRILPYLLIAPTVVYMGFFVGYPLVQGVKLAFFDEQGRFTTENVDYLLNSPLSKFRDALFYTLLITGIVIPVEFVLALLLAFFFNSFRFRGKNAAIYVTILPLTISDVAAGLIWYSMLTGNGFANKLLLNLGVISEPIQFFGWQNRDMELLAIIITEVWRSTAIVFVILLAGLQMISHEYLEAAEVFGANALQRLRYIVLPMLMPSIQAALIIRTLFALQVFGSVWVLAGRDIPVLAGEAFYEHTQMHHTGVAALYALIIAAISLSLGALYIRFFKARYLEAGR; encoded by the coding sequence ATGAGGTACCGGCTCCTCGCGGAGAAGCTGGACCGCATCCTACCCTACCTACTCATAGCACCCACTGTAGTCTACATGGGGTTCTTTGTTGGCTACCCCCTAGTGCAAGGTGTTAAGCTAGCATTCTTTGACGAGCAAGGCAGGTTTACCACCGAGAACGTTGATTATCTCCTCAACAGCCCGCTTTCGAAGTTTCGCGACGCGCTATTCTACACGCTCCTGATAACTGGCATAGTTATACCGGTCGAGTTTGTCCTCGCGCTGCTATTAGCATTCTTCTTCAACAGCTTCCGGTTTCGTGGCAAGAACGCAGCGATATATGTTACCATTCTTCCGCTCACAATTAGCGATGTAGCTGCAGGTCTCATCTGGTACTCGATGCTCACTGGCAATGGTTTCGCGAACAAGCTCCTGCTAAACCTTGGCGTTATAAGCGAGCCGATACAGTTCTTTGGTTGGCAAAACCGCGACATGGAGTTGTTAGCGATAATTATAACCGAGGTTTGGCGCTCAACCGCAATAGTCTTCGTGATACTCCTAGCAGGACTGCAGATGATAAGCCATGAGTACCTCGAGGCAGCCGAGGTTTTCGGGGCTAATGCGCTGCAGAGGCTACGCTACATAGTTCTCCCAATGCTGATGCCGAGCATACAAGCAGCACTCATCATTAGGACTTTGTTTGCACTCCAAGTGTTTGGCAGCGTGTGGGTATTGGCAGGCAGAGATATACCAGTCCTTGCAGGCGAAGCTTTCTACGAACATACACAAATGCATCACACTGGTGTGGCAGCACTCTATGCATTAATAATAGCGGCTATCTCCCTCAGCCTTGGCGCCCTCTACATCAGATTCTTCAAGGCAAGGTATCTTGAGGCTGGGAGGTGA
- a CDS encoding carbohydrate ABC transporter permease has product MEEASPVRYALHGILVAAAAALAVAWVLVPIAISVLYAFSTPQDYYDPNKVIPIRFTLEHVRDLLALGASKAAFNSVVVAVLTIVLSFLLGLPAGYAFARFVFPGRDALKLLIVGMRMFPIIVIAVPLATLYIRLGIYDTPLGVALAHTAMALPFVVLVTSSIFAGVPRELEEAGLVFGLNRLGVFLRITLPLALPGLAAAAIFTFIMSWNEVFIASILTTLNRTLPAFILVSAMAAPDFIKFAAGFLIVLPAMVFVFIARRYLIAMWGITLR; this is encoded by the coding sequence GTGGAGGAGGCTAGCCCAGTCCGCTATGCGCTTCACGGCATACTTGTGGCGGCAGCTGCAGCCCTCGCGGTTGCATGGGTGCTAGTACCTATAGCTATCTCGGTGCTTTACGCGTTTAGTACACCCCAGGACTACTACGACCCTAACAAGGTTATACCAATCCGCTTCACATTAGAGCATGTCCGGGATCTATTAGCTCTCGGCGCTAGCAAGGCGGCATTTAACAGTGTAGTGGTAGCAGTGCTAACTATTGTCCTCAGCTTCCTGCTGGGACTCCCTGCGGGCTATGCATTTGCACGCTTTGTATTCCCCGGCCGGGACGCGCTGAAACTGCTAATAGTCGGTATGAGGATGTTTCCGATAATAGTGATAGCTGTGCCGCTAGCAACCCTCTACATAAGACTCGGCATATACGATACACCGCTAGGCGTAGCCCTAGCCCACACAGCCATGGCTCTACCATTCGTTGTGCTAGTGACATCAAGCATATTCGCTGGGGTGCCGCGAGAGCTTGAGGAGGCAGGGCTAGTCTTTGGGCTAAATAGGCTCGGCGTATTTCTAAGGATAACATTACCGCTAGCCCTCCCAGGCCTAGCTGCGGCAGCGATATTCACCTTCATAATGTCCTGGAACGAGGTGTTCATAGCCTCCATACTCACCACTCTGAACCGTACGCTGCCAGCATTCATCCTCGTATCAGCTATGGCAGCTCCTGATTTCATCAAGTTCGCTGCGGGCTTCCTCATAGTCCTCCCCGCAATGGTGTTTGTATTCATCGCGAGGAGGTACCTAATCGCAATGTGGGGTATAACGCTGAGGTGA
- the hypB gene encoding hydrogenase nickel incorporation protein HypB — translation MVKAVRFLGKDIIKENARLAERLRKLYDEAGVTVYEFLGGPGSGKTSVIERLVEKMLEEYRPEEIAYIGGDIATTLDTERIARYGVRHVQINTGGTCHLEVPHVEAAIKALGGSEALHKLRIMIIENVGNLICPFNFPLGAHARIMVADVTEGEDKFVKHPLSTKVSDVIVINKVDLAPIVGVNLEKMVSDARTLNPKAPIVLASAKTGQGIDELYRVLKKFMVRS, via the coding sequence ATGGTTAAAGCCGTCCGGTTCCTTGGAAAGGACATAATCAAGGAGAATGCACGGCTTGCAGAGAGGCTCCGGAAGCTCTACGACGAGGCTGGTGTAACTGTCTATGAGTTCCTCGGGGGTCCAGGCAGCGGAAAGACCAGTGTTATAGAGAGACTCGTGGAGAAGATGCTCGAGGAGTACCGGCCCGAGGAGATAGCCTACATAGGCGGCGATATAGCAACAACACTTGACACCGAGAGGATAGCCAGATACGGTGTAAGACACGTACAGATCAATACTGGTGGCACATGCCACCTAGAAGTCCCCCATGTTGAGGCGGCGATAAAGGCACTAGGGGGCTCCGAGGCTCTCCACAAGCTCCGCATAATGATAATAGAGAATGTTGGGAACCTCATATGCCCATTTAACTTCCCCCTCGGAGCCCATGCAAGAATAATGGTGGCCGATGTCACTGAGGGCGAGGACAAGTTTGTAAAGCATCCGCTCAGCACGAAGGTGAGCGATGTCATAGTAATAAACAAGGTTGACCTTGCACCCATAGTGGGTGTAAACCTCGAGAAGATGGTCAGCGATGCCCGCACCCTAAACCCCAAAGCGCCAATAGTGCTTGCCAGCGCGAAGACAGGGCAGGGCATTGACGAGCTATACCGTGTGCTCAAAAAGTTTATGGTGAGGAGCTAG
- a CDS encoding ABC transporter substrate-binding protein: MLRAQAKTSLIVAAIIIIVVLAGIAVYFATRPTTEQPTPPEKPEKIVWASTQLVPPKEQAFVKDQLLPKFKQETGIDVEFVGISYSDLVLKLESEIKAGKVTVSVIADLHGGLDMFASKGWLEDLRKFPQLEGRTFPKILEDYSYLHGIKAYVPWLTATYVMVVNKKAFDYLPEGLTPDDVIKGTEKWTYDALLAWAKNIYEKTGKKLLGFPAGPNGLFVRFLHGYLYPAFTGAQVENFDSPEAVEMWNYLKQLWQYVNPASTTWDAMADPLLREEVWIAWDHTARIKDAITTKPDQFVVVPVPRGPQGRGFILVIVGLAIPKGAPYQDAAWKLIDYLTRPETEVEILENVGFFPSVQEASGAVPEGPLKILAEGVNKMLNARDAIVAMIPSLGAKGGEFKQIYLTAFEQIVLQGKDPAEVTKELKPELLKLFEETGAPLPPPDSG; encoded by the coding sequence TTGTTACGAGCCCAGGCTAAGACCTCACTCATAGTAGCAGCCATAATAATCATAGTTGTCCTTGCAGGTATTGCGGTCTACTTTGCTACTAGGCCTACCACAGAACAGCCAACACCACCGGAAAAGCCTGAAAAGATAGTGTGGGCTTCGACGCAGCTAGTGCCGCCCAAGGAGCAGGCCTTCGTGAAGGATCAGTTGCTGCCAAAGTTTAAGCAGGAGACGGGTATAGACGTGGAGTTTGTCGGTATAAGCTATAGCGACCTGGTGCTGAAGCTTGAAAGCGAGATTAAGGCTGGCAAGGTCACAGTAAGCGTTATCGCGGATCTGCACGGCGGCCTAGACATGTTTGCTAGCAAGGGCTGGCTAGAGGATCTCCGGAAGTTCCCCCAGCTTGAGGGCAGGACGTTCCCCAAGATACTTGAGGACTACAGCTACCTCCATGGCATAAAGGCCTACGTGCCATGGCTCACGGCAACCTATGTAATGGTCGTCAACAAGAAGGCGTTCGACTACCTGCCTGAGGGCCTAACACCTGACGACGTGATCAAGGGTACCGAGAAGTGGACTTATGATGCCCTACTCGCCTGGGCCAAGAATATCTACGAGAAGACTGGGAAGAAGCTGCTAGGCTTCCCAGCAGGCCCCAACGGGCTATTCGTAAGATTCCTCCATGGCTACCTCTACCCGGCCTTCACCGGGGCACAAGTAGAGAACTTTGACAGCCCAGAGGCCGTGGAGATGTGGAATTACCTCAAGCAGCTATGGCAGTATGTGAATCCAGCGAGCACAACCTGGGATGCCATGGCCGACCCACTGCTAAGAGAGGAGGTTTGGATAGCCTGGGATCACACGGCAAGAATAAAGGACGCCATTACCACTAAGCCAGACCAGTTCGTTGTAGTGCCAGTGCCTCGTGGGCCGCAAGGCCGCGGCTTCATACTGGTGATAGTCGGTCTTGCAATACCGAAGGGTGCGCCTTACCAGGATGCAGCCTGGAAGCTCATAGACTATCTAACGAGGCCAGAGACGGAGGTCGAGATACTCGAGAACGTAGGCTTCTTCCCAAGTGTCCAGGAGGCTTCTGGCGCAGTACCAGAGGGCCCACTAAAGATACTAGCTGAGGGTGTTAACAAAATGCTAAACGCCCGGGACGCGATAGTAGCAATGATACCGAGCCTAGGTGCTAAGGGCGGCGAGTTTAAGCAGATCTACCTGACAGCCTTCGAGCAGATAGTACTACAGGGCAAGGACCCGGCAGAAGTAACAAAGGAGTTGAAGCCAGAGCTTCTCAAACTCTTCGAGGAGACCGGCGCGCCGCTGCCACCACCGGATAGCGGCTAA
- a CDS encoding alpha-amylase family protein — protein sequence MSRIRGRDVAVLAEKLHANLIVVFARDAWGYTYYRGGRAGPPRPGMPGDFLRELIAEAHRRGIRVVAMVAHTANKLLYLRHRDWAQVNARGEPVLLEHAPSGVWEPEWPQLCPNSPFLEHAVLEVREALELGADGVLFDSFRYQPDPERACYCRWCRKRFRREHGYDMPVEPDWSDNRWRMLWDWRYRVVVGALARLAAEAKAARRDAVVMYNSHPAGWAGRANRVVEMARGILDAVFAECSEADHQPPGFIAEMVKLSRAMAGEGVAIFASRNAFYSLRPPHPAPPPLLRQGLREAFIAGGNPWVLVFSSQLIQRPESLKPIEEVFREHELLEEYLDGAEPVRYAAIIVSNTVRDHYGRLSPERYVDEVRGFYYALQHSHIHVEYLLDQDAVGEALSKYKVVVLADTACVSNELLRALENHVEAGGGVIATFQTSLYNDDCLPAGGLLAESILGARLAGEPVSRDWSYLIPARKHPVLEGIDGPIPLGDIRYDLPRGKELGSIVPVEAARDAEVPAYIGEPAYRYGHEYTLGRSTPPLGYSTSLPGIVVNGKAIYYPWRLGSHYWHTGHPDYQKLIANSIRYAGGNPPLEAEAPETVIVEPWKQGERLVIHLLNYTTGQRIQAISLRGAKQPIPGYSSSEAVHPIREIIPVTGIRIIVDQDLVSHHAGVKAYSPLANRKYSIEEKNGKIIVSIDRLEEYEVVVVEPKA from the coding sequence GTGTCACGGATACGTGGCCGAGACGTTGCGGTGCTTGCGGAGAAACTGCATGCAAACCTCATCGTGGTCTTTGCTAGGGATGCATGGGGCTACACCTACTACCGGGGCGGTAGGGCGGGGCCCCCACGGCCGGGCATGCCCGGCGACTTCCTTAGAGAGCTCATTGCTGAGGCTCACCGTCGCGGCATACGCGTCGTAGCAATGGTTGCTCATACCGCTAACAAATTGTTATACCTTAGGCATAGAGACTGGGCACAGGTAAACGCTAGGGGCGAGCCAGTGCTCCTCGAACATGCCCCCAGCGGGGTTTGGGAGCCCGAGTGGCCGCAGTTATGTCCAAACAGCCCCTTCCTGGAGCATGCAGTGCTGGAGGTAAGGGAGGCGCTGGAGCTGGGAGCTGACGGCGTCCTATTCGATAGTTTCCGCTACCAGCCCGACCCGGAGAGGGCTTGTTACTGCCGTTGGTGCCGCAAGAGGTTCCGCCGAGAACATGGCTACGATATGCCGGTTGAGCCTGACTGGAGCGATAATAGGTGGAGGATGCTGTGGGACTGGAGGTACCGTGTCGTAGTCGGTGCCCTCGCGAGGCTGGCAGCCGAGGCCAAGGCGGCGAGAAGGGATGCAGTCGTGATGTATAATAGCCATCCTGCTGGCTGGGCTGGCCGTGCTAACCGCGTAGTAGAGATGGCACGGGGCATCCTCGACGCGGTCTTCGCGGAGTGTAGTGAGGCGGATCACCAGCCCCCAGGCTTCATAGCTGAAATGGTTAAGCTATCCAGGGCCATGGCAGGAGAGGGTGTAGCGATATTCGCGTCGAGAAACGCTTTCTACAGCCTCCGCCCCCCACACCCAGCACCACCGCCACTGCTGAGGCAAGGCCTCCGCGAAGCATTCATTGCTGGCGGCAATCCCTGGGTGCTAGTCTTCTCGAGCCAGCTCATCCAGAGGCCCGAGTCCCTCAAGCCTATAGAGGAGGTTTTTCGGGAACACGAACTACTCGAGGAGTACCTTGACGGTGCTGAGCCGGTAAGGTATGCAGCGATAATTGTATCTAATACAGTCCGAGACCACTATGGAAGGCTGAGCCCTGAGCGTTACGTGGATGAGGTTCGCGGATTCTACTATGCTCTACAGCATAGCCACATCCATGTAGAATACCTCCTCGACCAGGACGCGGTAGGAGAAGCACTAAGCAAGTACAAGGTCGTTGTACTTGCCGACACAGCATGCGTGAGTAACGAGCTGCTCCGGGCGCTCGAGAACCATGTAGAGGCGGGGGGCGGGGTGATCGCGACATTCCAGACAAGTCTCTACAACGACGACTGCCTGCCAGCAGGCGGGCTTCTCGCAGAAAGCATTCTCGGTGCCAGGCTGGCGGGTGAGCCCGTTAGCAGGGACTGGAGCTACCTCATACCAGCCCGGAAGCACCCAGTCCTAGAGGGCATAGATGGTCCAATACCCCTTGGCGACATAAGATACGATCTTCCCAGAGGCAAGGAGCTCGGCAGCATAGTACCCGTAGAAGCAGCTAGGGATGCAGAAGTGCCAGCATACATTGGTGAACCAGCATATCGCTATGGACACGAGTACACCCTAGGCCGTTCCACGCCGCCACTAGGCTACAGCACAAGCCTTCCCGGCATAGTGGTTAACGGTAAAGCCATATACTATCCCTGGAGGCTCGGATCCCACTATTGGCACACCGGGCACCCCGACTACCAGAAACTCATAGCCAACAGCATCCGCTATGCCGGCGGCAACCCGCCATTGGAGGCAGAAGCCCCCGAAACCGTTATCGTGGAACCGTGGAAACAAGGAGAGAGACTAGTCATACACTTACTCAACTACACTACAGGCCAAAGGATACAAGCGATAAGCCTTAGGGGCGCTAAGCAACCCATCCCAGGCTATAGTAGCAGCGAAGCCGTACACCCCATCCGGGAGATAATACCCGTAACTGGTATCAGGATAATTGTAGACCAGGACCTTGTCAGCCACCATGCAGGCGTTAAGGCCTACTCACCACTAGCAAACAGAAAGTACAGCATAGAGGAGAAAAACGGCAAGATAATAGTCAGCATAGATAGGCTGGAAGAATACGAGGTAGTAGTCGTAGAGCCCAAAGCCTAG
- a CDS encoding CopG family ribbon-helix-helix protein, which yields MVKTGVSLPDELYEKLVSLAQRAGYPSISKAIRDAVELFIAFNTWWSSQGPVTGVLHLLAEAKHGSEIQEALQDAEEVVEAVLYRRLGASYIAVIVVVEGEPGRIKDLYKKLTRLRGVLAVQPALLPAPAAATRGVQG from the coding sequence GTGGTCAAGACTGGTGTCTCGCTACCCGACGAACTCTACGAGAAGCTTGTCTCCCTAGCCCAGCGCGCGGGCTACCCGAGTATCTCAAAAGCTATACGGGACGCCGTAGAGTTATTCATAGCCTTCAACACCTGGTGGAGCAGCCAGGGCCCCGTAACCGGTGTCCTGCACCTCCTAGCCGAGGCCAAGCATGGCAGCGAAATCCAGGAGGCCCTGCAGGACGCCGAGGAGGTTGTCGAGGCTGTACTATATCGGAGGCTCGGAGCATCCTACATAGCCGTGATAGTGGTTGTTGAAGGGGAACCCGGCAGGATTAAAGACCTCTACAAGAAGCTCACACGGCTCCGTGGAGTACTAGCTGTCCAGCCCGCCCTCCTCCCTGCCCCAGCAGCTGCTACACGTGGTGTGCAAGGTTGA
- a CDS encoding hydrogenase maturation nickel metallochaperone HypA produces the protein MHETSIALSILAAVEDVFRSTPGARRVEKIRIRVGMLSLVDPEALRFALSVVSRDTPAENAEVEIETVRPRFRCPHCGYEWEVGDEDVKRIADDPMLATLVHIHPDVVVKYLRCPRCGSTDVEIVEGKGVVLHSVVIETDEEKG, from the coding sequence TTGCACGAGACAAGTATTGCCCTCAGCATACTTGCAGCAGTGGAGGATGTTTTCCGTTCCACACCTGGCGCTCGTAGGGTCGAGAAGATACGGATACGCGTTGGGATGCTAAGCCTCGTGGATCCCGAGGCGCTAAGGTTTGCACTAAGCGTAGTATCCCGCGACACTCCTGCGGAGAACGCTGAGGTAGAGATTGAGACTGTGAGGCCCCGGTTTCGCTGTCCCCACTGCGGCTACGAGTGGGAGGTAGGTGACGAGGACGTCAAAAGGATAGCTGACGATCCTATGCTCGCCACGCTTGTCCACATACACCCCGACGTTGTAGTCAAGTACCTCCGGTGCCCGCGCTGTGGCAGCACCGATGTGGAGATAGTTGAGGGGAAGGGTGTAGTGCTGCACAGCGTAGTCATAGAGACAGACGAGGAAAAGGGGTAG
- a CDS encoding NAD(P)/FAD-dependent oxidoreductase — protein MTRIVVVGSGFAGVEAVASLSSLCDRYECIWVTARAQMVFLPLLPALAAGRYRVEEVFWSIESYARRAGFAVIEKPVEVLGDGWLVAGGERIDYDYAIAGLGARPAFYGVPGAAEHSITLYSVEDAETIRKLLDRIDGLVIVGAGPVGVELAGEVALWARRVGSPLKIWLIDMLSEPLALLGNQRASELARELLEKLGVELVLGRRVVRVAENHVELEDGSKVGCQGCAIAWTAGIGGPDVKLEKDTALGKAGFILVDETLRAKGYRRLYVAGDAASYQAQCPPLKLAREAIRMARHAVSNLRAGLNGGKPKPYKPFITTCRPLLGVCIGKADCILALGKNIALKTRLPAWYHERVRRAYQSRLVA, from the coding sequence TTGACCCGCATCGTGGTAGTAGGTTCAGGATTTGCGGGGGTAGAAGCTGTTGCCAGCCTTTCGAGCCTCTGCGACCGCTACGAGTGCATCTGGGTTACTGCAAGGGCACAAATGGTATTCCTCCCGCTTCTCCCAGCACTGGCTGCTGGGCGGTATCGGGTCGAGGAGGTCTTCTGGAGCATAGAATCCTATGCCAGGCGGGCCGGGTTCGCCGTCATCGAGAAGCCCGTAGAGGTTCTCGGCGACGGTTGGCTCGTAGCAGGCGGCGAGAGGATAGACTACGACTACGCCATAGCCGGGCTCGGGGCTAGGCCTGCATTCTACGGCGTGCCCGGTGCCGCCGAGCACAGCATAACCCTCTACAGCGTCGAGGACGCAGAGACCATAAGAAAGCTCCTCGACAGGATAGATGGCCTAGTAATCGTTGGCGCTGGCCCCGTTGGTGTGGAACTCGCGGGAGAAGTCGCACTGTGGGCGAGGCGGGTAGGGAGCCCCCTAAAGATATGGCTCATAGACATGCTTAGCGAGCCCCTGGCACTACTAGGCAACCAGCGCGCTTCAGAACTTGCAAGAGAGCTACTTGAAAAGCTTGGCGTAGAGCTTGTACTAGGCCGCCGAGTCGTACGCGTAGCAGAAAACCACGTCGAACTCGAGGATGGCAGTAAGGTGGGCTGTCAAGGCTGTGCCATAGCCTGGACAGCAGGGATAGGGGGCCCAGATGTCAAGCTCGAAAAGGATACCGCCCTCGGGAAGGCAGGCTTCATACTTGTGGACGAGACACTGCGGGCAAAGGGGTATAGGAGGCTATACGTGGCAGGCGATGCTGCCAGCTACCAGGCCCAATGTCCTCCACTCAAGCTTGCACGTGAAGCAATCAGGATGGCACGCCATGCCGTATCAAACCTCAGAGCTGGGCTGAACGGAGGTAAACCCAAGCCCTACAAGCCGTTCATAACGACTTGCCGGCCACTTCTCGGAGTCTGCATTGGCAAGGCGGACTGCATACTCGCACTAGGCAAGAACATAGCGTTGAAGACTAGGTTGCCGGCATGGTACCACGAGAGGGTTAGGAGAGCCTACCAGTCAAGGCTAGTAGCATGA
- a CDS encoding Ldh family oxidoreductase, with the protein MHPKFYEKEKPVPPEEYVRVDHESLRSWVSKVFQALGLRRDYADIVADNLVAADLMGISSHGVQRIRRYVGGIKVGSINVNPDIRIVRDMGAAVLLDGDNGPGQVVGTKAMNIAIERAKRYGVGVVGVRRSHHYGIAGYYALMAVEHGMIGVSLTNARSLVAYVGTLSKYLGTNPIAVAAPRRNPPPFLFDAATSTVPVGKVEIYAKTGRSVPHGWAVSLEDGRELTGDAAPILEAIRKGRAALLPLGGLAEETGGHKGSGLALIVELLAGVLTGAAWAIHVRNTTDPQPANVGHFFMSINIEAFMSLEEFYDRFEKMIEEIKSLPKHPQADRIWIPGEKAWLTMETRKKIGIPLHRNVFNDLKKLSEELGLDFTVKVLKETA; encoded by the coding sequence TTGCACCCCAAGTTCTACGAGAAGGAGAAGCCTGTACCCCCAGAGGAGTATGTGCGTGTTGACCACGAGAGCCTCCGCAGCTGGGTCTCAAAGGTCTTCCAGGCCCTAGGGCTACGCAGGGACTACGCCGACATCGTGGCTGACAACCTGGTGGCAGCAGACCTTATGGGCATCAGCAGCCACGGCGTACAGAGGATCCGGAGGTATGTTGGCGGGATAAAGGTTGGCTCAATAAACGTAAACCCGGACATAAGGATAGTACGGGATATGGGTGCGGCAGTCCTCCTCGATGGCGACAATGGACCAGGCCAGGTGGTAGGCACCAAGGCCATGAACATTGCTATCGAGAGGGCCAAAAGGTATGGTGTTGGTGTTGTGGGTGTCAGAAGGAGCCACCACTACGGCATAGCCGGCTACTATGCCCTCATGGCAGTTGAACATGGCATGATAGGGGTGTCACTCACAAACGCTAGGTCCCTCGTAGCATACGTAGGCACACTCTCCAAGTATCTGGGCACAAACCCGATAGCAGTAGCTGCGCCCCGGAGGAACCCGCCACCATTCCTCTTTGACGCCGCTACGAGCACAGTGCCAGTGGGGAAGGTAGAGATCTACGCTAAGACCGGGAGGTCCGTGCCTCATGGCTGGGCTGTCAGCCTGGAGGACGGCAGGGAGCTGACCGGTGACGCAGCACCAATCCTTGAGGCGATAAGGAAAGGTAGGGCAGCACTACTACCCCTCGGAGGCCTAGCAGAGGAAACGGGCGGCCACAAGGGGAGCGGCCTGGCACTAATAGTAGAGCTGCTGGCGGGCGTACTAACTGGCGCAGCCTGGGCAATACATGTCCGAAACACCACCGACCCGCAGCCAGCCAATGTGGGCCACTTCTTCATGTCGATAAACATCGAGGCATTCATGTCACTCGAAGAATTCTACGACAGGTTCGAGAAGATGATAGAGGAGATCAAGAGTCTGCCCAAGCACCCACAAGCGGACAGAATATGGATACCCGGCGAGAAAGCCTGGCTAACAATGGAGACTAGGAAGAAGATCGGGATACCACTACACCGCAACGTCTTCAACGACCTAAAGAAGCTCTCAGAGGAGCTTGGATTAGACTTCACAGTAAAGGTCCTAAAGGAGACGGCCTAG